The Winogradskyella schleiferi genome contains the following window.
ACCACCCTTGTTTTGGGTTTCAAGTCTGGTAAAGTTTCAATAGAAAAGGTAATGACCGAAAAAACAATGAGAAACTGAATAAAATAAGCAAATCGTCTGCTTCGCTTATTATCGTTGAGCTCCACGAGGTTTTTTAGGTATGCTTTCATATTAAGGATGAAAGATTAATCATTCAACAACTTCCAAAGTTTATCCTTCAATTCTGTCAGTCCTTGTTGCGCCACAGATGAAATAAACATATAATCAGCTTTTAAATCTTTGTCTAAAATTGTGGATATTTCAGATTTTAACTCTTCATCCAACATATCGGATTTTGAAACGACAACGAGTCGTTCTTTATCCAACATTTCAGGGTTGTAACGTCTTAGCTCGTCTTCTAAAATTTCGTATTGTTCAACAATATCCTTTGCATCTGCCGGAATCAAAAATAAGAGGATTGAATTCCGTTCTATATGCCTTAAAAAATAATAGCCTAAACCTTTGCCTTCGGCTGCACCTTCAATAATCCCGGGAATATCTGCCATAACGAACGATTGGAAATCGCGATATTCAACAATGCCTAAATTCGGTTTTAACGTGGTAAATTCGTAATCGGCAATTTTAGGTTTTGCAGACGTCAAAACAGATAATAACGTCGATTTTCCCGCATTAGGAAAACCAACCAATCCCACATCTGCCAAAACTTTAAGCTCTAAAGTAATATCTCTTTCTTCATGTGGAATACCTGGCTGTGCATAACGTGGCGTTTGATTTACTGAACTTTTAAAATGCCAGTTACCTCGTCCTCCCATACCACCTTCGACCACAATTTTTTCTTCGCCATCTTCTGTAATTTCAAAGAGGATATCATTGGTTTCAGAATCTCTAACTACAGTTCCTAAAGGGACATCAACATACATATCTTCACCGTCGGCTCCTGTACTTCTACCTGAACTACCATGTTCGCCATGGCCAGCTCTAACATGACGTTTAAACTTTAAGTGAATCAGTGTCCACAGGTTAGAATTTCCACGAAGAATTACGTGGCCACCTCGTCCACCATCGCCTCCATCTGGTCCGCCTTTAGCAATATATTTTTCACGATGTAAATGCGAAGAGCCTTTACCTCCATTTCCGGATGTCACGTGCATTTTTACGTAGTCTACAAAATTTCCTTCAGTCATGTTTACTTCCCTAAAAAGGGAATCCTTTTAATTAAAATCTAAGATTTATTCATTTGGATTATTGATTTGCCTCTCTGAACTCAGGCAGGTGAAGAATTAAAGCTTATCGATAACCTTACTTAATCGTACCGTAATTTCCTCAATACTCCCAACACCATCAACACCAAAGTATTTATCTTGTTTGTCGTAATAATCTTTCAGAATCGCTGTCTTATTGTAGTATTCCTTAATTCGATTTCTAATAATGCTTTCATCAGCATCATCTGCCCTTCCGCTGGTTTTTCCTCTTTCGAGTAAACGTTTTACAAGTACCTCATCATCAACTTCCAACGCTACCATGGCATTAATTTGGGAATCTTTGCTATCCATTAATTCATCTAACGCTTTGGCTTGTGCATTGGTTCTTGGGAAACCGTCAAAAATAAACCCATTCGCGCCTGCATTTTTCTCAACCTCTTTATTCAACATGTCAATAGTGACTTGGTCTGGCACTAATTCTCCTTTGTCCATATAAGATTTCGCTAACATTCCTAAAGCAGTTTCGTTTTTAATGTTAAATCTAAAAACATCGCCTGTAGAAATATGGATTAAATCGTATTTCTCCTTTAAGAAATTAGCTTGCGTTCCTTTACCTGCACCTGGAGGGCCAAATAACACTAAGTTTGTCATGTGTTGTGTGGTTTTTAATTGATATACATTTGGCAAATCCCGTCCTAATCCGTCGTAATCCAAGCCGTAGCCTACGATGAACTTATTTGGAATCTCCATGCCAACGTAATGAAGTTTAAAATCTTTATCATAAGCCTCAGGTTTATAAAACAAGGTTGCAATAAGCAATTGTTTTACATTTTCGTTTTCAAAAATACGATGTACTTCTTCTAATGTTTTTCCTGAATCTATGATGTCTTCTAAAATAACAACGGTTCTTCCCGTTAAATCTTGAGTCAAACCAATTAGTCGTTGTATATCATCGGTTGACTTTACACCTTCGTAGGAAGCCAATTTGATAAACGTAACTTCACACGATTTTGGGTATTTCTTTACAAAATCACTCACTAACATAAATGAACCGTTCAAAATACCGACAAAAACAGGAACTTCGTCTCCTAAATCTGCTGCAATATCATCTGCCATTTTTTGGACAGCAGTATCTATTTCTTTCTCTGAAATGAAGGGTTTGAAGTATAAATCGTGAAGCTTAATCAAAACGAAATTATTTTAGAATTGCGAAGATAATCAATTTGATTGACGATTGACGATTTTTTGAATTACGAATTTGAGTGGTTCTCTCATTTTTACCTTATTTTTGTGGTTGAAACGCTGAAATTTTAATCTTAAAAATAAGATTCCCTTTTCCAAGGGAACAACTAAAGTTGATGAACTATTTTTCTTCAAATTTTAAACTTGGTATTCTTGGTGGTGGCCAATTGGGCAAGATGATGCTTTATGATACACGTAAATTCGATATTTACACTTGCGT
Protein-coding sequences here:
- the obgE gene encoding GTPase ObgE, which gives rise to MTEGNFVDYVKMHVTSGNGGKGSSHLHREKYIAKGGPDGGDGGRGGHVILRGNSNLWTLIHLKFKRHVRAGHGEHGSSGRSTGADGEDMYVDVPLGTVVRDSETNDILFEITEDGEEKIVVEGGMGGRGNWHFKSSVNQTPRYAQPGIPHEERDITLELKVLADVGLVGFPNAGKSTLLSVLTSAKPKIADYEFTTLKPNLGIVEYRDFQSFVMADIPGIIEGAAEGKGLGYYFLRHIERNSILLFLIPADAKDIVEQYEILEDELRRYNPEMLDKERLVVVSKSDMLDEELKSEISTILDKDLKADYMFISSVAQQGLTELKDKLWKLLND
- a CDS encoding adenylate kinase; translation: MIKLHDLYFKPFISEKEIDTAVQKMADDIAADLGDEVPVFVGILNGSFMLVSDFVKKYPKSCEVTFIKLASYEGVKSTDDIQRLIGLTQDLTGRTVVILEDIIDSGKTLEEVHRIFENENVKQLLIATLFYKPEAYDKDFKLHYVGMEIPNKFIVGYGLDYDGLGRDLPNVYQLKTTQHMTNLVLFGPPGAGKGTQANFLKEKYDLIHISTGDVFRFNIKNETALGMLAKSYMDKGELVPDQVTIDMLNKEVEKNAGANGFIFDGFPRTNAQAKALDELMDSKDSQINAMVALEVDDEVLVKRLLERGKTSGRADDADESIIRNRIKEYYNKTAILKDYYDKQDKYFGVDGVGSIEEITVRLSKVIDKL